A stretch of DNA from Labrus mixtus chromosome 6, fLabMix1.1, whole genome shotgun sequence:
CAGGTACACACTCCTTCACAGCACGACGCTCTGTTACACACTCACCTGTCGTCTTCAGGTACACACTCCTTCACAACACGACGCTCTGTAACACACTCACCTGTCGTCTTCAGGTACACACTCCTTCACAGCACGACGCTCTGTTACACACTCACCTGTCGTCTTCAGGTACACACTCCTTCAGGTACACACTCCTTCACAACACGACGCTCTGTAAGACACTCACCTGTCGTCTTCAGGTACACACTCCTTCACAACACGACGCTCTGTAAGACACTCACCTGTCGTCTTCAGGTACACACTCCTTCACAACACGACGCTCTGTAACACACTCACCTGTCGTCTTCAGGTACACACTCCTTCACAGGACGACGCTCTGTAACACACTCACCTGTCGTCTTCAGGTACACACTCCTTCACAGCACGACGCTCTGTTACACACTCACCTGTCGTCTTCAGGTACACACTCCTTCACAGCACGACGCTCTGTAACACACTCACCTGTTGTCTTCAGGTACACACTCCTTCACAACACGACGCTCTGTAACACACTCACCTGTCGTCTTCAGGTACACACTCCTTCACAACACGACGCTCTGTAACACACTCACCTGTCGTCTTCAGGTACACACTCCTTCACAGCACGACGCTCTGTAACACACTCACCTGTCGTCTTCAGGTACACACTCCTTCACAGCACGACGCTCTGTTACACACTCACCTGTCGTCTTCAGGTACACACTCCTTCACAACACGACGCTCTGTAACACACTCACCTGTCGTCTTCAGGTACACACTCCTTCACAGCACGACGCTCTGTTACACACTCACCTGTCGTCTTCAGGTACACACTCCTTCAGGTACACACTCCTTCACAACACGACGCTCTGTAAGACACTCACCTGTCGTCTTCAGGTACACACTCCTTCACAACACGACGCTCTGTAAGACACTCACCTGTCGTCTTCAGGTACACACTCCTTCACAACACGACGCTCTGTAACACACTCACCTGTCGTCTTCAGGTACACACTCCTTCACAGGACGACGCTCTGTAACACACTCACCTGTCGTCTTCAGGTACACACTCCTTCACAGCACGACGCTCTGTTACACACTCACCTGTCGTCTTCAGGTACACACTCCTTCACAGCACGACGCTCTGTAACACACTCACCTGTTGTCTTCAGGTACACACTCCTTCACAACACGACGCTCTGTAACACACTCACCTGTCGTCTTCAGGTACACACTCCTTCACAACACGACGCTCTGTAACACACTCACCTGTCGTCTTCAGGTACACACTCCTTCACAACACGACGCTCTGTAACACACTCACCTGTCGTCTTCAGGTACACACTCCTTCACAACACGACGCTCTGTAACACACTCACCTGTCGTCTTCAGGTACACACTCCTTCACAACACGACGCTCTGTAACACACTCACCTGTCGTCTTCAGGTACACACTCCTTCACAACACGACGCTCTGTAACACACTCACCTGTCGTCTTCAGGTACACACTCCTTCACAGCACGACGCTCTGTTACACACTCACCTGTCGTCTTCAGGTACACACTCCTTCACAACATGACGCTCTGTAACAGACTCACCTGTCGTCTTCAGGTACACACTCCTTCACAACACGACGCTCTGTAACACGTTCACAGTTAACGTCATGTTCTCTCCACAGCGACGTAAACTCCATGTACCTGTCGTCCACCGAGCCGCCTGCTGCAGCTGAGTGGGCGTGTCTTCTGCGACCTCTTAGGGGACGAGAGCCTGAAGGCATCTGGAACCTTCTGTCCATTGTTAGAGAGATGTTCAAGAGACGAGACAGCAACGCCGCCCCGCTGCTCGAGATCCTCACCGAGCAGTGCCTCACCTACGAACAGGTGAGTCCTCACCTGGGATCAGTGATGTCACAACGCTCCTCAGGTGAACGtcttaacatgtgtgtgtgtgtgttcagatcaTCAGCTGGTGGTACAGCGTTCGGACGTCAGCGTCTCATAGCAGTGCCAGTGGACACACCGGGCGCAGTAACGGCCAATCAGAGGTGGCGGCTCACGCGTGTGCGAGCATGTGTGATGAGATGGTGGTGCTGTGGAGGCTGGCGGTCCTGGACCCCACCATGAGTCCCTGCAGGTCAGACACAGAGCATTAAGTCATGTGACCTTTGTTCCCTAACCTTCACTAAACGTCACCTGTGTGTCCTCGTCTCTCTCAGGCGCCTCGAGCTGGCGGGGCAGCTGAAGCAGTGGCACCTGAAGGTCATTGAGATCGTAAAGCGAGGGCAGCACAGGAAGTCTCTGGACAAACTGTTCCAGGGGTTTAAACCCGCCGTGGAGTCCTGCTACTTTAACTGGGAGGCGGCCTACCCGCTGGAGGGCATCACCTACTGCAGCGCTGACAAGAAGAGCGCCACCTTCTGCTGGTCCAGAGCAGTGCAGCTACAGAGAGGAGccagagctgctgcaggaggggGCGGGGACACGTCagatggagggggaggagccagaggagagggaggagctgaTTTCAAGGGAAGAGGAAGCGTTCACTCCTCCCAGCAGGAAGTGGCCGTGCGTCCCAAAGAGACCATCCTGACCAAGAGGAAGGGTCTGTCTGTcagcggaggggggggggtgctggtTCGGCTGAGTGGCAGTGTATCTCTGTCCCTGGAGGACGGAGGAGGGAAGTGCATGTACAAAGGGCCCGGCTCCTCCTCAGGGGGGAAGCTAAAGATGACtcagggaggagggaagggggggtcAGTGGTTGGAACAGGagcaggggggggagggggggggaaacacGCCAGCACTAAGCGGAGGACGAGCAGCGAGGACAGTTCTCTGGAGCCCGACCTCGCTGAGCTCAGCCTGGACGACGGCTGCAGTCTGGCTCTGGGTGCTGAGGCGAGCAACACCTTCGAGTTCCTGCCCCCGCCCCCCGAGATGCTGCCCTCCCCCAGCCCGCTGCTCCGAGACTCTCGTAAATACAGCGGGGGTAGCAAAATGTTCGAAGCAAAGCGCGTGAGCCTCGTGTCCGCTGCAGATCCTCCACCCCCCCAACTACCCCCTAAAGACACTGTGCTGGACTCTGCTGAGAAGGAGGCGGAGCTACAGGCTGAGCTGCAGGCTGACACGGTccagaacagagaagaagaagtagattCTGCTGCAGGGAACCAGCCAGCAAGAACCGCTTCAACCAAAACCCCCGCCAAGCCCCCGCAGGGCTGCAGGGAGGCAGgacctgcagcaggaggaggtgctgcagcaggaggaggagcaggagaaggacctgcagcaggaggaggagcaggagaaggacctgcagcagcaggaggagcaggagaaggacctgcagcagcaggaggagaacctgcagcaggaggggctgcagcaggaggaggggctgcagcaggaggaggagctgtggGTGAAGACGACTATCAAGCGTACTACCTGAGCGCTGCCTCAGAAGAAGGAGCAGACAGACAACTGGCTGAAAAccaccaggaggaggagccagaCATCTTCGCAGGGATCAAACCGCTGGAGCAGGAGGGACGCATGGAGgtaatggaggaggaggagcttacAGGGTTGGATCTAAGACCATTCGATATGCCCTCCAGATTAACATaacttatttttgtgtgtgtgtgtgtgtgtgtgtgtgtgtgtgtgtgtgtgtgtgtgtgtgtgtgtgtgtgtgtgtgtgtgtgtgtgtgtgtgtgtgtgtgtgtgtgtgtgtgtgtgtgtgtgtgtgtgtgtgtgtgtgtgtgtgtgtgtgtgtgtgtgtgtgtgtgtaggtgctgTTTGCGTGTGCTGAGGCCCTCCATGCTCATGGTTACAGTAATGAGGCCTGTCGGCTAGCTGTGGATCTGGCCAAAGATTTGTTAGCAAACCCCCCTGACCTGAAGGTTGAGCAGCCGCAGACAAAGGTACAGACACACCTGTTCTTATATTTCATGATTCTATAATAATATTACCTGATCttgatattttattattcaGTCCTAACATCggagtaaatgtgtgtttgtgttcaggggAAGAAGAGCAAAGTGTCGACCAGTCGTCAGACTCAGGTTGCCACCAACACGTTGACTAAAGCCGCCTTCCTGCTGACCGTCCTCAGTGAGAGACTGGAGCTCCACAACCTGGCCTTCAGCACCGGCATGTTCTCCCTGGAGCTGCAGAGACCGCCGGCCTCCACTAAGGCCCTGGAGGTGCGCCTctgtttaatataaatatacattatattttacattatatatataaatatatattatattttacattatatatataaatatacattatatatacaGATGAGGATGAAATTATTAGCCCCCCCAtgaaaatttcatttttttcaaagtatttCCCAAGTGCTATTAAACAGAGCAAATAATTTTTAACACAGGTTTTTCAAACATccaagttttattttggatgcttacattattttactttgcacacagaaactaaattatttcacaaaaaccaaaaactacCAGGGTCAAAATTATTAGCCCCCCTGATGCTAATAGTCAATTGTGTATCCTTTTTGCTGGATAACAGCCTGCAGTCGTTTGTTGTAGTTTTCAACAAGTCTCTGACACGTCTCCTGAGGAATCCCAGCCCATTCTTCTTTGGCAAATCTCTCAAGCTCCTCCAGATTTGATGGCCTTCTGGCATGGACCTTGGTCTTCAGTTCACCCCACAGATTTTCAATGGGATTCAAGTCAGGGCTTTGTGCAGGCCAGTCAATAATGTTCACTTTGGTCTTCTGGAGGTAGTTCTTCACCAGGAGTGACGTATGCTTTGGGTCGTTGTCGTGTTGGAAGACAAAGCGACGACCCAGACCCAGTTTTGCTGCTGACTGCTTgaggttttctttcaaaatcttCACATATCCTTCTTTCTTCATGATTCCTTCCACTTTGACGAGATTCCCAGTTCCAGACGCACTGAAACATCCCCACAGCATAATACTCCCACCACCGTGTTTCACTGTGGGGACCGTGTTCTTTGGGTTATACGCCTCTCCCTTCTTTCTCCAAACATAAGCAATGTCTCTATGGCCAAAGAGCTCTAATTTCGTCTCATCTGACCAAAGGATGCATAATATTTCTCCAGGTTGTCCTTAGCATACTTCAGTCTGACTTGAAGGTGTCTCTTCTGCAGAAGTGGAGTTTTTCTTGGTCTGCAACCTCGCAGTCCATTCCTGTGCAGAGCTCTAGTGACTGTCTTCTTTGAGACTACAATTCCCGACTTGGCTAAGTCATTCACTAGTGTCTTGGCAGTTGTTCTGGGGTCTTTAGACACATCTCTCACTAGTTTTCTTTCCAGAGTCTTTGAAATCTTTCGCTTCCTACCTCTGCCAGGCTTGTTCTGTACTGTGTGGCTCTCTTTGAATTTCTTGATGATACTTCTCACTCCAGTTCTTGACACTTGGAAACGCTGTGATAACTTTGTATATCCTTCTCCTGCTTTGTGAGCATCAACAATTCTTTTTCTCAAGTCTAAActgatttctgttgtttttggcaTGATGCTTTCTCAAGTGACAGCTCAAACCCTTACTGACTGTGTGTAAATTGGGAGATAACCCTCAATTTTAACTTGATTTTACAAGCTTTGAGCATTACAAAGTTAAAGCACATCATTGCACAACTGTGGTTTGTGCTATGGCTCAAGAAAAAGGTCAGTTCTTAAGGGGGCTAATATTTTTGACCCTGgtagtttttggtttttgtgaaataattttgtttctgtgtgcaaagtaaaataatgtaagcatccaaaataaaacttggATGTTTGAAAAAGCTGTGTTATTTGCTCTGTTTAATAGCACTTGGGAAATACTTACCATAGGGGGGCTAATAATTTCGTCCTCATGTGTATaaatatacattatatatatattatattttacattatatatatttatgtgtaagcACTCTtaccctctgtctctctctttgtggttCAGGTGAAACTGGCCTATCAGGAGTCAGAGGTGGTGTCTCTACTGAAGAAGATCCCTCTGGGATTGGTGGAGATGTCCGCCATCAGAGAGCGAGCAGAGCAGCTCAGAGACGGAAACTTCTGTGATTACAGACCTGTGCTGCCGCTCATGTTAGCAAGCTTCATCTTTGACGTGCTGTGCACCCCAGGTAAGCACCGAGTCTGTGGCATTCACCTGTACAGGTCCAGTTCAGGCTTTTACCCACACGCTGTGCACATCCTCACAAACACTGATACAAGCTGCAGTCTGCACAtgaacagcagggggcagcgCAGAGTGAACACAGCAGAAAGTCTTAGAGACAAACTGATGAGGTGTACGATGAGTCAGAATATCTGAGACGTCGTGGAAATGTTAAAACACAGATGTTGCTTGTGAGGAGTTTATCTGCGacttgaaatataaaacatttaaactttacaAATTAACATCTCTTTGACTTTTCTCCATATTGTTTGTGCAGTCGTGTCCCCAACGGGCTCCCGTCCACCGAGCCGCAACCGCAACAACGAGATGCCGGGTGACGAGGAGCTGGGCTTCGAGGCCGCCGTCGCTGCTCTTGGtacattgtgtgtttgtctcacctgtacctgtgtgtgtgtgagtgtttgtttgtctgtctcacctatacttgtgtgtgtgtgtgtgtgtgtgtgtacaggtatGAAGACCACGGTGAGTGAGGCGGAGCATCCTCTGCTGTGTGAGGGGACTCGGAGGGtgaaaggtgacctggcactgGCTCTGATGATCACCTACAAGGATGACCAGAGCAAACTAAAGAAGGTAACACAAAACAGAGActtcctgtgatgtcatcacattGATCAATGtcttcctgtgatgtcacaactCTGATCAATGacttcctgtgatgtcacaactCTGATCAATGActtcctgtgatgtcatcacattGATCAATGtcttcctgtgatgtcacaactCTGATCAATGActtcctgtgatgtcatcacattGATCAATGTCTTCCTGTGATGTCAGGGTTTAATGTTTTTCCATGAAGAGACCTATGTGCAAgttaaacagacaaacatcaaacagaagaagaagatatacacgcacacatcctcaaaaacattttctttgattaaaataaacactttgtacaccccccccccagatCCTGGACAAACTGTTGGACCGGGAGAGTCAGACTCACAAACCTCAGACTCTGAGCTCTTTTTACTCGAGTAAACCTGCTACAGGAAGTCAGCGCAGCCCgtccaaacacaacaacactagCAGCCACGGCGGGGTAGGCGGGGCCACAGGGGGGGTCTCTAAACAcgcccccacctcctcctctgccgCCCCTGTAGctgccacctcctcctcctctgctgcgaCTCTGACTGGAGAGGAGGTCTCTCACCAAGACCTGAACCCAGGACAGACCAGTTCAACtggagagacaggtgagacgcacacacacactggatcaTTTAAACTACAGATCATGATATCTTAATAATAATCAGAAGAATAAAACCAAATTTACACAAAGTCAACCTCGTATAAACGTGTTCTGTCAGGGATTCTCAGACAGAGTGATACCTCctgtttctgtcctctctctgcagtATCAGATGGAGCTCCGCCCACTGAGCAGCAGACTGAAACAGCTCCGTTCAAACTGGAAACCACAGTTCCCAGTCGGCTGGCTTTGGGAGCTCGCTGTGGCTCCAGTCAGCGCTGCTGGGGCTCACCTGTCcgtcagaagaagaaacacacaggtgagaatAACACAGTCATATATTTATCCTAACCTGAGTTCCtgccactctactgaaactgcactactgtcagtaacagaatcgctacgagctgccagagctgcgggtcagtcctcagttctattactgctagacctgtctgctgcctttgacacagtcaaccatcaaatcctcctatccacgctctctgaacatctcaggatctgccctctgctggttcgtgtcctacctctctgggcgatcctttagagtgtcgtggaagggagaagtgtctaaagtgcacagcttatccacaggggtacctcaagggtcagtgcttggagtgcactgattagagctctcaagaactgccctcaatgttgtgctttgcctctggtcacttcctgtcagcacctgtgtgtccaatcagactcaaagctgatcgtttgctcttactgacattgttcccttttttctagatccttgcttgtgttgttcttactctctgatgtacgtcgctttggataaaagagtctgcagagtgaattgtagaattgtagtgaTTGTAGTGATTGAGCatcaaaaagtacagaagcttttAAGAACTTCACCTGTTTCATTAGACAGGTGTGAACGAGATGAATGAACACATTATACATTTCTGACTACATTTCCttctggacaggaagtcagagcaGCAGAGTAACGGACAGGAAACAGTGCCAATGTTGTTGTACAGTTTAGACAGGTTGCAAAGTTTGTCTGCAACCTTTGATGAATAATTTATACGATGTCAGGTGTGCAGGACTTagttttttgttgccatggtaacaaacaggtattgatattgtttaatttttactagaatcatatcaaatcAGAAACCTGCTAGATTATTTCAGACTGTACACCTGACTGTGACGTGAACATTGTGAACAGCTGATGTGTCATGTGTTCAGGTATGGCGAGCATCGACAGCAGCGCTCCAGAGACGACCTCGGACAGCTCCCCCACCCTCAGTCGCCGCCCACTCAGGGGAGGCTGGGCAGCTACATCATGGGGGCGGGGCCAAGACAGTGACAGCATCAGCAGCTCGTCGTCTGATTCCctgggctcctcctcctccagtggcTCTCGTAGGGCAGGGGGCGGAGCCAGAGCCAAGAGCACTGAcaccagcaggtaaacatgttGACTAACATCATCAGCAACTCCTGCTgataaaatgtccaactttacagctgcagttcctccagtgtccactagagtctgtctcctgcagtgagtcagtccccatagagctctatgttaaaatgtccatgtttacagctgcagttcctcctcTCAGTGTTTGTCCTGAGGAATATAAACACCTTAgctcttcttgtctttctttgtctgaAGATTTTTCTTCTCGTCTCACATCTTTGTGTCTTCAGATATAAGGGGCGCCGTCCTGAGTGCCACGCCCCCCACGTGCCTAACCAACCGTCTGAGGCTGCGGCTCATTTTTACTTTGAGCTGGCGAAGACGGTTCTGATCAAAGCAGGCGGGAACTCGTCCACGTCCATCTTCACTCAGCCGTCAGCCAGCGGGGGTCACCAGGGGCCGCACAGGAACCTGCACCTGTGCGCCTTCGAGATTGGACTGTACGCACTCGGACTCCATAACTTTGTGTCCCCCAACTGGCTGAGCCGGACGTACTCTTCCCACGTGTCGTGGATCACAGGTGAGGTGGGGGCtgaattgggggggggggggggggggttggtggtCAGTTCTGTATTACCTGTGTCCTCtgactcacttcctgtctcaggTCAGGCCATGGAAATTGGCAGTGCGGCTCTTAACATCCTGGTGGAGTGTTGGGATGGTCACCTGACCCCCCCTGAGGTGGCGTCTCTTGCCGACCGAGCGTCCCGAGCCAGAGACCCCAACATGGTACGGGCAGCTGCTGAGCTCGCCCTCAGCTGCCTGCCCCACGCCCACGCCCTGAACCCCAACGAGATCCAGAGGGCGCTTGTGCAGTGCAAGGAGCAGGTACCAGGATGTTAGCTCTTAAAGCTGCTGGAAAAGGAACCAGTGGGTTTAATCTTAATGAACTTTTCCATCACCCTGCAGGACAACCTGATGCTGGAGAAGGCGTGCATGGCAGTGGAGGAGGCGGCCAAAGGGGGCGGAGTCTACCCTGAGGTCCTGTTTGAGGTGGCCCATCAGTGGTACTGGCTGTATGAGCAGTCGATGGGAGGGGGCTCGGGTCAGCAGAGGGAGACATCCGGACGCTGCGGGGCCAATGGGGGCCCAGGCAGGAGACCCGTGGAGTCCAGCTGTGGGGTCATCGAAGTGGGGGCCAACATGGAATCAGGGGGGTTGGCGACAGTGACGGCGTCGGTAACTGCGGCGGCAGTCGTCCCCGTCATCTCGGTGGGGTCCACCATCTATCAGTCTCACCCCCTCCCTGTTCAGGCCTTGGCCCACCCCCACAGCGCGGGCCTCCACCCCTACACCACCATCCAGGCCCACCTCCCCACCGTCTGCACCCCCCAGTACCTGGGACACCCGCTGCAGCACGTCCCCCGCCCCGCCGTCTTCCCCGTGTCGGGGGCTGC
This window harbors:
- the zswim8 gene encoding zinc finger SWIM domain-containing protein 8, yielding MELMFAEWEDGERFSFEDSDRFEEDSLCSFISEAESLCQNWRGWRKQSAGPNSPTVKIKDGQVIPLVELSAKQVAFHIPFEVVEKVYPPVPEQLQLRIAYWSFPENEEDIRLYSCLANGSPDEFQRGEQLYRIRAVKDPLQIGFHLSATVVSSQAGQSKGAYNVAVMFDRCRITSCSCTCGAGAKWCAHVVALCLFRIHNASAVCLRAPVSESLSRLQRDQLQKFAQYLISELPQQILPTAQRLLDELLSSQSTAINTVCGAPDPTAGPSASDQSTWYLDESTLSDNIKKTLHKFCGPSPVVFSDVNSMYLSSTEPPAAAEWACLLRPLRGREPEGIWNLLSIVREMFKRRDSNAAPLLEILTEQCLTYEQIISWWYSVRTSASHSSASGHTGRSNGQSEVAAHACASMCDEMVVLWRLAVLDPTMSPCRRLELAGQLKQWHLKVIEIVKRGQHRKSLDKLFQGFKPAVESCYFNWEAAYPLEGITYCSADKKSATFCWSRAVQLQRGARAAAGGGGDTSDGGGGARGEGGADFKGRGSVHSSQQEVAVRPKETILTKRKGLSVSGGGGVLVRLSGSVSLSLEDGGGKCMYKGPGSSSGGKLKMTQGGGKGGSVVGTGAGGGGGGKHASTKRRTSSEDSSLEPDLAELSLDDGCSLALGAEASNTFEFLPPPPEMLPSPSPLLRDSRKYSGGSKMFEAKRVSLVSAADPPPPQLPPKDTVLDSAEKEAELQAELQADTVQNREEEVDSAAGNQPARTASTKTPAKPPQGCREAGPAAGGGAAAGGGAGEGPAAGGGAGEGPAAAGGAGEGPAAAGGEPAAGGAAAGGGAAAGGGAVGEDDYQAYYLSAASEEGADRQLAENHQEEEPDIFAGIKPLEQEGRMEVLFACAEALHAHGYSNEACRLAVDLAKDLLANPPDLKVEQPQTKGKKSKVSTSRQTQVATNTLTKAAFLLTVLSERLELHNLAFSTGMFSLELQRPPASTKALEVKLAYQESEVVSLLKKIPLGLVEMSAIRERAEQLRDGNFCDYRPVLPLMLASFIFDVLCTPVVSPTGSRPPSRNRNNEMPGDEELGFEAAVAALGMKTTVSEAEHPLLCEGTRRVKGDLALALMITYKDDQSKLKKILDKLLDRESQTHKPQTLSSFYSSKPATGSQRSPSKHNNTSSHGGVGGATGGVSKHAPTSSSAAPVAATSSSSAATLTGEEVSHQDLNPGQTSSTGETVSDGAPPTEQQTETAPFKLETTVPSRLALGARCGSSQRCWGSPVRQKKKHTGMASIDSSAPETTSDSSPTLSRRPLRGGWAATSWGRGQDSDSISSSSSDSLGSSSSSGSRRAGGGARAKSTDTSRYKGRRPECHAPHVPNQPSEAAAHFYFELAKTVLIKAGGNSSTSIFTQPSASGGHQGPHRNLHLCAFEIGLYALGLHNFVSPNWLSRTYSSHVSWITGQAMEIGSAALNILVECWDGHLTPPEVASLADRASRARDPNMVRAAAELALSCLPHAHALNPNEIQRALVQCKEQDNLMLEKACMAVEEAAKGGGVYPEVLFEVAHQWYWLYEQSMGGGSGQQRETSGRCGANGGPGRRPVESSCGVIEVGANMESGGLATVTASVTAAAVVPVISVGSTIYQSHPLPVQALAHPHSAGLHPYTTIQAHLPTVCTPQYLGHPLQHVPRPAVFPVSGAAYPQGMHPAFIGAQYPFSVAAGPQPPLAATAVTFPGVPVPSMTQIAVHPYHTETGLPLSTTVAVGSVHSGPALQALPSLSSQPAPLVSTAFPSEDDQHSQPISQQGLHYLHSAYRVGMLALEMLGRRAHNDHPNNFSRSPPYTEDVKWLLGLAARLGVNYVYQFCVGAAKGVLSPFVLQEIIMEALQRLNPAHIHAHLRTPAFHQLVQRCQQAYLQYIHHRLIHLTPADYDDFVNIIRSARGAFCLTPVGMMQFNDVLQNLKRGKQTKELWQRISLEMATFSP